In the Mya arenaria isolate MELC-2E11 chromosome 11, ASM2691426v1 genome, one interval contains:
- the LOC128207482 gene encoding muscarinic acetylcholine receptor M4-like — protein MSANMNGKTTAIAHFVALNDTLKNRSLEIDETALTESMNLQQFQFQLPAIIYTIILMVIGTPGNIIVLYVYFFKWRKSTSRMFILFLTSLDLFNCVTTLPMEIFIMRYSVMLDRPWLCKISRFSTYTMNSSSAAILVAIAVDRYRRICRPHGPQFSAKASKYISICCIVLALCLTWPSLLFYGTRSVKLENVEGKSCLLENKFDESVYPHVFFVLMMASTVIIFTTLSVLYYFVGIQVCRHRRMRMKRKREQKAAQNLMIREPTDSKDDTLLQDSDSKGEIKNTTEKTENRENENNKNVYSIEHRTQNHIELLPLPVGTTKNDLSIVTLDESTVNSDGKHTVRSTPDVQRKSKSGQEGQRHNKNGVSKTNGIMRDSLCKSNGSQCIHIRVHIGRSTLMLFLITLAYIASFLPFYVIAIIRQTDSTFVSNMNNAGYMAYHVCLRSYLLSSAINPIIYSFCNSQFRTFCFNMIKKHKRLSSRKSLL, from the coding sequence ATGAGTGCTAACATGAATGGGAAAACAACAGCAATAGCCCACTTTGTGGCTTTGAATGATACGCTAAAAAACAGATCTCTTGAAATTGATGAAACGGCCTTAACTGAATCAATGAACCTACAACAGTTTCAGTTCCAACTTCCGGCTATAATATACACTATCATATTGATGGTCATTGGAACTCCAGGGAATATCATAGTCttatatgtgtatttctttaaatggaGGAAAAGCACATCACGAATGTTTATCCTATTTCTAACATCTCtggatttgtttaattgtgttacTACTCTCCCAatggaaatatttattatgcGATACTCGGTAATGTTAGACAGACCCTGGCTGTGTAAGATATCCAGATTTTCAACCTACACAATGAATAGTTCATCTGCAGCAATTTTGGTAGCGATTGCCGTTGATAGGTACCGGCGAATTTGTAGACCACACGGTCCACAATTCAGTGCGAAGGCTTCGAAGTACATCAGCATTTGCTGTATTGTACTCGCATTGTGTTTGACATGGCCATCATTACTGTTTTATGGCACGCGTAGTGTAAAATTAGAAAATGTCGAAGGAAAGTCTTGTTTATTGGAAAATAAATTCGATGAGTCCGTTTATCCTCACGTTTTCTTCGTCTTAATGATGGCAAGCACAGTCATTATTTTTACGACATTGTCTGTGCTATACTACTTCGTTGGCATTCAAGTTTGTAGACATAGGAGGATGAGAATGAAGAGAAAACGGGAACAAAAAGCTGCTCAAAACTTGATGATACGTGAGCCTACCGACAGTAAAGACGACACCTTGTTGCAAGATTCAGACTCAAAAGGCGAAATTAAGAACACGACGGAGAAGACAGAAAATAGGgagaatgaaaataataaaaatgtatactcAATCGAACACCGAACACAAAATCACATTGAACTATTGCCTCTACCTGTAGGAACAACAAAAAACGATCTGTCGATAGTAACTTTAGACGAAAGCACGGTTAATAGTGACGGTAAACATACCGTTAGATCGACTCCAGACGTGCAACGAAAATCTAAAAGTGGTCAGGAAGGACAACGACACAATAAAAATGGAGTTTCCAAGACGAACGGGATCATGCGAGACTCTCTTTGCAAATCGAACGGCTCCCAGTGCATTCATATAAGGGTCCACATTGGCCGGTCGACTTTAATGCTGTTTCTGATCACTTTAGCGTACATTGCTAGTTTCTTACCGTTCTACGTTATAGCTATCATACGCCAAACTGACAGTACTTTTGTATCAAATATGAACAATGCTGGCTATATGGCTTACCATGTGTGTCTGAGGTCTTACTTGTTGTCTAGTGCGATTAATCCAATAATATACTCTTTCTGTAATTCTCAATTTAGGACATTctgttttaatatgataaagAAACATAAACGTCTTAGCAGTAGAAAAAGCTTGTTATAA